From Xenopus tropicalis strain Nigerian chromosome 3, UCB_Xtro_10.0, whole genome shotgun sequence, the proteins below share one genomic window:
- the LOC100495408 gene encoding nucleoplasmin isoform X1 has translation MSSDELQLSSIHSEFGKKPPVVWGCVLSKDDKTYVFEPEDDFLEHLLELWTICLGAETKDETNVVAAELRQTQGKPITIASLRPSVLPMINVNGLEFSTPVTFTLKSGSGPVYISGIHISLVDDGEDETQEDLF, from the exons ATGTCCAGTGATGAGCTGCAGCTTTCCAGCATCCATTCCGAGTTTGGTAAGAAACCGCCGGTGGTATGGG GTTGTGTACTGAGCAAAGATGACAAGACCTATGTGTTTGAACCTGAGGATGATTTCTTGGAACATTTGCTGGAACTGTGGACG ATTTGCCTTGGGGCCGAAACTAAAGATGAAACAAATGTGGTTGCTGCGGAACTGCGCCAAACTCAAGGAAAGCCAATCACCATTGCTTCTCTCCGGCCGTCTGTCTTACCTATG ATCAATGTCAATGGTTTGGAGTTTAGTACCCCAGTTACCTTCACCTTGAAATCTGGTTCTGGTCCTGTTTACATCTCAGGAATCCATATTTCAT tagtaGATGACGGAGAAGATGAGACTCAGGAAGATCTGTTCTAA
- the LOC100495408 gene encoding nucleoplasmin isoform X2 has translation MSSDELQLSSIHSEFGKKPPVVWGCVLSKDDKTYVFEPEDDFLEHLLELWTICLGAETKDETNVVAAELRQTQGKPITIASLRPSVLPMINVNGLEFSTPVTFTLKSGSGPVYISGIHISLDDGEDETQEDLF, from the exons ATGTCCAGTGATGAGCTGCAGCTTTCCAGCATCCATTCCGAGTTTGGTAAGAAACCGCCGGTGGTATGGG GTTGTGTACTGAGCAAAGATGACAAGACCTATGTGTTTGAACCTGAGGATGATTTCTTGGAACATTTGCTGGAACTGTGGACG ATTTGCCTTGGGGCCGAAACTAAAGATGAAACAAATGTGGTTGCTGCGGAACTGCGCCAAACTCAAGGAAAGCCAATCACCATTGCTTCTCTCCGGCCGTCTGTCTTACCTATG ATCAATGTCAATGGTTTGGAGTTTAGTACCCCAGTTACCTTCACCTTGAAATCTGGTTCTGGTCCTGTTTACATCTCAGGAATCCATATTTCAT taGATGACGGAGAAGATGAGACTCAGGAAGATCTGTTCTAA